From Bombyx mori chromosome 27, ASM3026992v2:
GGCCACGCACAATTACAATAACTAAGTaattaacacaaataaaaataattcaagtccTGATAACCAATCAGTGCTTCAAATATTACTTGACATTGCTGTGTAGGTAATGTAGGTTAATTATAGCTTGACTTTGTTTTCATTGAATAAGATCGAAGAGATACGAAGTCGCGGCTTACTTGGAGACAGCGATAACCGACGTCCATATTTTGATCACACCGTTACTATCGCTCAGCTTGAGATCAAAATTCAAAGCCAAAGTCTTTATTATTCGACTTCTGTCACACCTTAGTTAGTATacatgactttttttatttttttatattcccttGTAGACGGACGAACATACGGcacatctgatggtgagtggttaccacgCATcgatcgcccatggacttcagcaatgtcagggacagatccaagccactgcctaccgttgagtactctccacaagcctcgtttgaagaaggacatatcatatggagtggagctcattccatagccggatggtacgtggcaaaaaatacctctggaaacgcactatcgGTAAACGCAGCGGCTCCccataatatggatgaactctgctccgatggcgggaggtgcgatgataaaaaggagatgaggagatcatctcaaacaattatcACAGAATAGTGGAATTTCAGTAAAAACTTAGATtccgctaacgacattttcaagaccataataatctatactcatattataaagaggaaagatttgtttgtttgtttgtattgaaaagGCTCCGacactactgaaccgatttgaaaaattatttcactgtttggaagctacactgttCCCGAGCAACACAGgctatattttttgaaaaaaaaataggaatctttactaaaactccaataatgtaacccaaggtgtaaaaaaattacctaaaatattccatacatcgcgtgccctgagAATACTATTGAtgatggaataaaataatgtactacgactttgtagaacacattattatttacaaaaagtatcgcgacagcatatgtctaactattgtagttatgccgtaataagtgttcatttatttaaaaaaataaaacaacgtcaaatatcgttgaaatttttgttaaagacccgagcggagccggagcggaccgctaTATACTTATAATTTGCAGTTGTTGACATacaactttaattatttttagttaactaaatagtgacgttgcgCCGACATGTAATatcattacaataaaaaaagtcgagATTAAACGTAGTATAAAAGTAGTTTGAATTATGCCACGGctcgtaataaataaatgggaaCAAATAACGCATGGTCACCCCTGCCCCAAATTAAGactccctgtgttatgggtaccagagactagcatacatagttatataataaataataataataataaataataataataaatatttactaacaatcacgccacgttaactggtcccatgataaattcgtaaagaacatgtgttacaggtaccagataacggaaataaatgtaagatttttattatacacatacatatatttaatatacatccataaccctggaaaagacatttatatttatcatacaaatatcttcccttggcgggattcgaacccgcgacccccttgtgtagtgaccatgtcacttaccactacacctgacggccgttaaatatacgtttaaatatatacataagtagataataagcacccatACAAttagcaaacaaacctgttcatctcTACGAATGTTTgtctgatgtgggaatcgagcCCACGACCTTCGGAGCGACAGTCAGAGGCTCTAATTactacaccaccgagtcagtcaattaGCTTCGAATCACATCATCAGGGCCGTCATTCTACCGTGCACTATTACTTATTATACTATGACTCTACGCGCACGCtaccacagcccactgagtttctcgccggatcttctcagtaggtcgcgattccgatccggtggtagattctgcgaagcactgctcttgctggggccagtgttagcaacactcccggtaagagccccgtgagctcacctacacgtcaaggagaagctgaaatagcctcccaaggctaccagcataggtaggaaaaacaaaaaaagcgcACGCTACTCCGTCACGCATTATCACGCATACGATACGTGATCTTCTCTTTCCCGTTTCCTGCAGCAACTCACACGCTAACGCTCAACCTTCATAGACCTTTAACCTTCCTTACCAGCAGAAGATTCGTTGtcattattttatcaatttctGTTGCATAGGCGATGGGACTGTACAAAAAAAATGGATATAGAGCGTCGATTTCTAtccttaataattttaattttttgctgacctaagctgttagccttgagaggctatgtcagcgtaatttaacaaataggtgagctcacggggctcaaatctgacattgctaacactagccctagcaagagcagtgcttcgcagaatctaccaccggatcggaaacgagacccactgagaggcCTAGACCTAGACCTATggctatttttattaatgagtCTTTATGTTTCATGTTTCTATTGTATTGCAGAACGGTTGTCTTATCCTTGAAGGCGGAACGCAACTAATGGAAATTGTAATTGACTTCAATCAAAAGACGAATATATTTTGTCTTTCTCTATCTGTCAGAGATAATTTCGGAAATTGGTAAAACAATTCGATCCTCCAAAATAAATAATCGAGTAGGTACCTATCtattaaattatgatttaaGACATTTTACAGAGTACATCAAAATTCTTAAATTTCTTGGGTAACAGtggataatttattatatattttaaattatctatgtataacatatatttttttgttaatgcagtcttatagatttttttcattaaacgccatctattggcaacatacaaaaacatttttggtctattataaattatcatttgagtcgtctattatcaaaggtggcaatctgtgcatttggacaaaaaaatgttattgatatgtcaatacagattgatttgaatataatcgtctccttcaaagaatacggttcaaaacctgcattaaataaaggttaagacttaacctgttatttatctaagatgtcgttcagaagagttttgtgactgccaatggaatacaaagtcagtaattcgtttttctgatttaccaataattgtccaaaagtcacattgccggctttgataatagtcgactcatttatgtTAGgtccttgttttttttaattttaattcatgactGCAAATGTGAACGCGAGCAAAGCCGCGGGTCAACACTATGAAGCATAAACTGTTAAGTGAGTTTACAATAACAACATTCATTCGACATCAGCTGATTAAAGCCATTTGAATCTTTTTATCGTAACATTTTTGTCCGTATCTTGAAAAGGCGATGCTGATGATAAGATACTTCAGAAAGTAGCCACTCATAATGCGTAAGGAAAAATGTTACTACTATCTTTTAGTAGGACAATTTCGACAAACATATCGGTACCTATATAATACCTTTGGCTTTGCGGCTGAGGCAGAAAATCCCCTGCCACCATCAGAGCAGATGGAAACACAgtcccattttttttttgtcacagtctcacaatccacctggtgttaagtggttactggaacccatagacatctacaacgtaaatgcgccacccaccttgagatatctgcttcacggcagaaataggtaaggcggtggtacctacccgtgcggactcacgagaggtcctaccaccagtactctgCCTCAAATCAGTGAATCCTATCATGAATGGTTATTGAAATGTTaagttatatatatatctcgCTGCCTACGAACGGCTCTTaagcgcggtttttttttttatatttatacatttcctgATCTGTAAGCCTGCCTTTCTTAAGCTAATGTTTACGCCATTTTTGCCATAAACTAAGACATTCTCATTGCCAATGTTTATGGCTATTTCTCGCTACTCGCCAACAGAAGATTCTCTGCGTACTTTTCAACTAAGAACTGTGGTGTTTCATATTAGGACATGtacctataataaaaaaaaaaactaaaatgtagattaaaaccaacaaaaggacacgctaaataaatttattgagaTCGGTCCTGGATACGTATGCAAAACTTTGAAGTTATTTGGATGTCTTGAAATTAGTTATGATTATGGTTGAGACGTcgccattaaaattaaattaaatttatttattccattcaatacAAAGTCAGGCTTACAATTTGCATCAAAACGCCTGACTCgttaacacaaaaaacattattaaaatgattaagtactattattatactaaaaaCACGCTACCACGCTATGCgcacggttagcgtggtatggacatgtgatatgtagaaagaagatgcatgtgaccaggagatgtatggaaatggtagtgcaaggtagagggggacaggtcgaccgaagaagacatggatggaatgtgtgaatgacgatatgagagagaggagtgagagtgtgacggctaatagaagagaatggaatagaaaaattcgctgtgccgactccacctagtgggatcaggtggagaaaaagaagaagatacacACTTGGCGATGCACCGGGGAGAGTGAGGTGAGGACTGCCGGCCTGACCTAGAGCGAAGttaaggagcaagcgcaaggaCTACCCTAGGACTACTGCTATGGTTGAAAGATTCTCTTACATAGacaatacacatacataaacaaatattaccAAATTCACTAATGCCAAACACCAAAAGCGGCGTTTATgtggtttttaatacgcttttattagcttcagacgtattgtTCAGGCttttttcttacaataaaatcattttttcttacgctatttttaatccaaatttattttctattttttagttggattttctataaaagcgttttttttttgtttttttaaactattattaattttttgtagCTTCCAGTGATTCCTTGTGCCATACACGACCGATTCGTCAGcttaatacaaataacaatcaAAACCTAACAAAggttttatttagatttttccGCAACGAACCTAAAAGGTTATTTCGATTGACGTGAATTTGTTTTCATTGCCGCCAATTAATACGCGAGCACGTTTTCATTGTTGTAAATTGATAGTCTTCGGAGTTAGAACTAATTTTAGCTCATTGAATTTGTGAGGGGTTTTAATTTATCAACCTTTTTAATGTAGTAAACTAATTTGCTAATTTATTCGATTAAAGGAgcttatgttcagcagtggacgttgATGATGAAGCTAATTTACAGGCCaaggttttcttttttaataaatgaaatcaaatcaaatcattcaaagccggatggtacgtggaaaaAACGATCTTTGTAAACGCAGTGTGGATAAGACTACTCTCCAGTAACCGTATAACATCATACTCTATGAACTCATACTctatgaataaaaatttaaaaacaactaaAGTCTACGCTGCCCACATTCCATTGGATAACTAATTTTATATCTTTTACTACTTTAAgaccttatttatttttattctaattcGAAATCGAAATGGCTCCAAATCATTGGTACCCCAATCAGTGCTATCATTAAAGAGCTAAGCTTTGAGCAGTTAAGTCTACACGGCACCAGTTAAAACCACCGTATTCTTCCCGCAATTAATTAATATGTTCAACAATATATCTTGAGACAATAGGCGCGATGACGCTCTATCTTAACTATGCCCTTAACACGACTGATGATAACTTTAGTCATTAAATATGACCATTTGTAATATTGCAGTACAAAAATCCATCCATCATCATTCCAGTTTGGATTCAATCTGGCttagtacattttttatttatttattgcttggattggtggacgagttcatggcctacctggtgttaaatggttactggagtccatagacatctacaacgtaaatgccgccactttgagacatcagttgtaaggtctcagttttaacagtacaacggctgccctgccctccagaccgaaacgcattactgcttcacggcagaaataggcagggtggtacatacccgtgcggactcacaagacgtcctaacaccactaattacgcaaattataattttacgggtttgattcaTCCATACTGATAGattgagttcatccatactacctggagccactgcggtcatccacagtgcgtttccagaggtcttttttgccacgcaccatccggctatggaatgagctcccctccacggtgtttcccgagcgctatgacatgtccttcttcaaacgaggtttgtggagagtattaagcggtaggcagcggcttggctctgcccctggcattgctgaagtccatgggcgacggtaaccactcaccatcaggtgggccgtaagctcgtccgcctacaagggcaataaaaaaaaaaaaatattacacgatgttattccttcaacgtagaagtcaatcgtgaacgtttgttaagtacgtatttcattggaaaaattggtacccgcctagaggattcgaacaccgttgcatcgctacatacgaatgcaccgggcgtcttatcctctgggccatgacgacttcaattgCAATTGAAAATTTGTATTTCAGTTTTATCTTAATTGACTAAAAGAAAGATAGCCTTTGTGGAAGAGTATTTGCGAGAGAAAGGCGTGAGTGCAGAGATGAGGTGTGATAGACCTGAATTGGAAAAGatatgccgaccccacctagttgTTTAAGGGTATTAACAGTtttctttactaatattttcaGTGTACACTAAGTACAGGTCGTCGcggcttaaaaaataaaacggccggtgcattcgtgttgagcgatacacgggatgttcgaatcccaggcgggtaccaatttttctaatgaaatacgtactcaacaatctgttcactattgacttccatggtgaaggaataacatcgggtaataaaaatcaaacccgcaaattttaatttgcgtaattactgatggtaggacctctagtgagtccacgcgggtaggtaccaccaccctgcctatttctgccttgaagcagtaatgcgtttcggtttgaaaggtagggcaacTGTtgtacttaagaccttagaacttatatctcaaggtgggtggcgcatttacgtcgtagatgtctatgggctccagtaactacgtaacaccaggtgggctgtgagctcgtccacccttctaaacaTTAAAAAGTATATTCCACTGCACTTGTTCCAGTGCTTTGTGACGGCTGGGGTGTGTCTCAACATGGCCAGCCACGGACTGGTGATGGGTTTCTCGGCCATCTTAGTGCCGCAACTCCAGCAGCCCGATTCGCCGATACCCGTTGACTACTCCACAGGATCGTGGATCGGTAAGGTCTAActtcttaattaaaaacatacatCATCATCAAAGCCGGTTGTTCTTGGcggagcagtcgtggtcatgtggaattcttgtttattaaagcctagagatatgttttccatagtttgcgaactgaggcttggcgaaCGTACTCGTTAAGAGGGGTTGCAGTAAGGTTTTTCACcagatcagtccagcgcatggagATTCGCCCACGAGATCTTTGACCATTAAAGCCAACAATCACCAATAACttctattatacttctataatataatcacaaatttcgccaaaactatattaaagattaaagacaaataatattaatctattctcagtttgacaattgacaataaacaaagaatataattattattatatgtctgTGCTGTGTCAAATGCATGATAGtctgtgtaatgatttttttattgattcaatgtattttttaaaaaacatattagcattctgcactctcattctctataagtgtgagaaatatcatactcctccgtccgcgcaattttcgtaataatCTAAAGATAATCAAAACTCAAACACCAACCCAGCTCAAACAACAAACCAGGCACTGTCATCTGGCCTCAATTTAAAATTGCctatgttatgggtaccagagactgacatacatatttttataaatacatatatagataataaacaaccAGATAAAAAGCAAATAAACCTGTATACCACTCAATGTTTGCTCGATTTCGAATTGCCAgggatcgaacccacgacccttagCGCAACAGTCTaggccgctaactactgcaccaacgTGTCAgtcaaaaaattaattatacaattCAACATAAACGAGTTTTTTATCGAAATACCAAAAATtatctgaattttttttaacgtatCTTAAGGAAAAAATTGCAACATTGCGTTGTAATTGTTACAGAGGCATTCTTTTATTTCGATTAGCTCGCATTAACTTTCATATTAAGTTTAAGGTACTTTAAGTGCTGACAGGAGACCATGGAACTTACAATTTGAACGTAGCTCACCTCAAAAAATGAGGTCATAATTGTGTATAAAGTAAAGTAATTGTAAAGTTTAAGACTATcacaacttttttattattattgttgcttagatgggtagacgacccCACCTCGTTTTAAGTggctaccagagcccatagatatctacaacgtaaatgcgcccacccACCACatgttttaacagtacaacgcctGCCTTTCAAACCAGaagacattactgcttcacggcagacgtaggcagggtggttctaCCCGAATGGATTCACAAGACGCTTTATCTCCAAGTAAACCTCAAACAATCTGTAAGTAAACAGAAATATTCTTCAGAATCTTTATCAAAAACCTTGTTCTTATTACAGCTTCGATCCCCGGCTTCGCTTTGGTCGTCGGAAACTTCATCGTCCCCACAATCATGGCTAAATACGGACGACGAACAGCAAATCTCATCAGCATAGCTCCCATGATCACCGGCTGGTTCAATATATTGCTGGCAAGAAATGTTTCTGCCTTACTCATCGCAAGATTCAATCAAGGCATAGCTATGGGCATGAGCGCTTCCCTGGGACCCGTCCTAATCGGAGAATACACCAGCCCCAATAATCGAGGTGCATTCCTGACGAGTATCTCATTGACGATCGCCACAGGAGTTCTGGCGGTCCACACTATGGGCTCGTATTTGTCATGGCAAACGACTGCCTTGGTTTGCGCTTTCATTGCCTTTGTGGATCTTCTGATCGTGATCTACTCACCGGAATCGCCGAGTTGGTTGGCCGACCAAGGACGCTATGACGAATGCCGGAAAGTCTTCAGATGGTTGAGAAGCGAAGAAGAGGAAGAGGAATTGGAGAGAATGATAGAAGCGGCCATAGTCGTAAGAGAGTCGAAAGCGGACGTCAATCTTTCAGAATCATTCTTAAATAAAGTCAAAAGAAACGTTTCACACTTCTGCTCAACGATCATGAAAAGAGAGTTTTACAGGCCTATTTTTATCATGATGCACATTTACACGTTAGGACAATGGGCTGGAGCTAACATCCTAGCTGCTTATACTGTAGACATATTCACGGCTGTCATAGGAGAAGACATAAACATACCTTTGTTAATAATAACGCTGGACGCCCAGAGAATCATTTCGAACGCCGCAGCCATTTTTGTCATTAAGAAAATTAAGAGACGGACAATGCTGTTTTCGACTGTTACCTTAAATTTGTTCGCTTTTATCTCCACCGCTGCTTATACGTATTGTAAAGGGCGCGGTTTGTTACCTTTCGACCATCCCGTCATAGGTATAGCTCTGATACACATCCACATGTTCACAATAGCGACGGGCACAGTCCCATTACCCTTCATTATAGCAGGAGAATTGTTCCCTCTGGAGTTCAGGAGTCTAGCCGGTGGTATAAGCGTACTGTTCTTATCAACGAATCTATTTATAGCCGTTAAAACGTTTTCACTACTATTAAAGTCCATCGGTATACACGGTGCGTATCTGATATATGCTGGCGTCGTAGCTTATTGCTTGGTTATAGCTGGCTTCTTCCTGCCAGAAACGAAAGACCGGACGCTACAAGAAATAGAAGACGAATTCCGCGGTAGACCGTTAACTGTTGAGGAGTTGAAATCCACTCAGTCGTTGACCTCGTGGAAGCTAAGAAGCCAGGACAGACGTTGCAGCAGTCCTGTTGTATAGTTGCTTAAGTAAGCGTTTGAGCTCAGAAATCGTCTGATCATTAGTAATAGCGATATTCATAGCCTATATATTCAAATATTGATAGTAGGATacgaaataaacattttaaatatgatataaaatattaaatcgtatatagccaaaaccgacaacccaggacagatcagcctggcgccgtagagtgaggagacccgaccccagataacgggaacagggacggatagtagtagtagtatatagCTATATTTCGTCCGTCAAGCATCTAGTACGAAATAGCACAGGGAAGGGACTAGAGCTTTCGTTTTCCCGCAATTTCTGGGACTGCTGTGTTGTGACTGCTATCGTTGTTTTTTACTTAAATGTCACACTTGGAGACTAGCCAACAAAAAAACTTTCTATTCGacaatatacttctataataaaaaaaactagtactAACTACTACTAGTAACTAAGTAGGTATAGCTTATTTGAGTAATTCTTTATCCATAATatgcatttaattaatttggaaaaaaacGCTAAAAAATCTCGGTCCTTAACCTGTTAAATTATTATGGCAATCACAAAGTACAATATACCTGTCGTTAGTTAGGCTGAATAACTATCATTTTCGGCGATATGAAGTTTTATATATAAAGGTATATATTTCAAACCgaactaataatttaatattaaaacaataataaaataagaccacgctatatttataaatattatcaaaagcaaaacattaactgtccccttcgcactcataagctagaccgcgcgagagagagatgggcagagttttcgtgatgcgcatgcagtgcgacgtcacgccgcgcgcttattcacaaatactacacaacactacacaagcacaacgtgtgaatgtgatgaacgcgagctacatggtaggcggagtgggggggtgttaggttttattttcgttacggaatttcttgattcggtcgccacgcTCAAAGCCTGCGATAAAAACTATGCAATATATAAAATCAGTTGACCACAGTTTTTTCTCTCACATCACTCACTTAAAAACATTAAGGATTGTTGTTTGATGCCGGGTTTCATTCGTCAGCTGCATTGAATTAGAATGAGGATTCACTAATTATCAATTACCTAGTTACCATAAATACTTATACTAAATTTAGCAACGGGATATTTTCCTTtgctgaaataataataaaatatgttaagtaaccaatgttattaattattaaccaATCAATTTTATACTTAACCTTTGACGTTCAAAATTAGcttaagacaaaaaaaacacgAAGTCTCGTTTACTATATTACTGTTTTTAGTCTTGCGTGATAGACAAGGACCGCTTGATGGAAAGCGGTCAGCTATGCTTGTGGACATCAGTAGTGCAAAGAGCACAGCCCAGCCGCTACCGATCCCTTTTCCAGACCTCGCTTGGAGAGGGATGCACATTGAGCAGTTTGTTAATGAACTCACTAGGAATATAACgagttatttatttgttatttttatttctgactagctgacccggcagacttcgtagtgcctcaatcgataaataaaagacctaagctttggtataaaataaacttattataaaacaaacaaaaggaatctgtcccaCGGAAGacgcatcaaagggaaaacaaaattgttatttttatttaattccgagcattttcatatttgtctaccttttaaaccttctctggactttcacaaataattcaagaccaaaagtaGCCAAATTGGtagagccgttttcgagttttagcgaaactaacgaacagcaattcatttttatatatataaatgaaaagaCATTGCAATTAAAAGACCAAGCGAGATTTTAGCGCGCTATGTTGGCCTAGCCTATATTTGCCTAGGTGACGGTCATCATTTAATGAATGACCACTTCAGGTAGAAATACTTCACAAAGGGATTCAGTCATCTTTGCTTGGTAGATCGAAAGCttcaaaaaatgaaaaaaaaagaaatgaaaaaaacaaaaaaaaaacatgtgtgcaattcacacgtgttagaagtgaaaccttcaaaaattaaaatacaattatcctaaatgtctaagtatatgtaaaattttgtcattagtaaataattgtaaatcatcttttatagtatgaggtagcgccctctgtgaatcgatattttaacgtcacgtataatcctaaattgaaattcattacaagaggtttcatacgcacgttagtattaaaaaatctcatagatggcgctgtattaaaaattttcgacacttccgttgcatacctgcgtgacgttacatctgtaaaaattttaccctcatgcgcctaaagaagtttcacttcaacaaaaaaatacatacaattaacTATTTTGTTTCATCTTAGGACTAAAGAGTTCAAAAACATgtgatattaattaaatatttataagatattatatatacgatatacataaattattaatcagttaatatttttaagtccGATATATTGTTATTTGCGAATTAAATtcgttataacaaaaaaacaaaaaaaatattatttattgtatatacataatgtactttttaatgaaaaataaatatattacaagaaataatttgtaatttattggGATTCTCAACTTTCCGATAGCCGAAATTAGTTTTGCTATCGACGGGGCTTCTAATCTTAAGCACGATATTAGAAGAACGGACGGacggattatataagtataaagcTATAGTTAAAGCGCTTTTTCATTAGGTCTATTGTACACTATAGTGTAGTGATTTTCGGTCATAGTTAGTATGGTATAGCGTGAAAACAGCTACACCGTGTGAGGTTTTTaggtttttattgccgtatagacaggggagcatacggcccacctaatagtGAGTCGTCagtaatgtcaggggcagagtcaagccactgtctaccgttaaatactctccataagcctcgtttgaagaaggatatgtcatagcgctcgggaaacaccttagaggggagctcattacaAAGCGGGATGGTACgcgacaaaaaagatctctggaagcgcactgtagatgaacgcaATGGCTAtaggtagtatagatgaactctactccgatggcgggcggtgcgatgaattttatttttattttttttattgcccttgtaggcagacgaacatacggcccacctgatggtgagtggttaccgtcgtccatggacttcaaaaatgccaggggcacagctaagccgctgcctaccgtttaatgctctccacaagcctcgtttgaagaaggacatgtcatagcgctcgggaaacaccgtggaggggagctcattccaaagccggacggtaagtggcaaaaaagatctctgtaagcgcactgtggatgaacgcagtggctccaggtagtatggatgaagtcTACTCCGATGTCGGGCGGTGCAGTGGC
This genomic window contains:
- the LOC101736886 gene encoding facilitated trehalose transporter Tret1; this encodes MKKNQWITPFKKQCFVTAGVCLNMASHGLVMGFSAILVPQLQQPDSPIPVDYSTGSWIASIPGFALVVGNFIVPTIMAKYGRRTANLISIAPMITGWFNILLARNVSALLIARFNQGIAMGMSASLGPVLIGEYTSPNNRGAFLTSISLTIATGVLAVHTMGSYLSWQTTALVCAFIAFVDLLIVIYSPESPSWLADQGRYDECRKVFRWLRSEEEEEELERMIEAAIVVRESKADVNLSESFLNKVKRNVSHFCSTIMKREFYRPIFIMMHIYTLGQWAGANILAAYTVDIFTAVIGEDINIPLLIITLDAQRIISNAAAIFVIKKIKRRTMLFSTVTLNLFAFISTAAYTYCKGRGLLPFDHPVIGIALIHIHMFTIATGTVPLPFIIAGELFPLEFRSLAGGISVLFLSTNLFIAVKTFSLLLKSIGIHGAYLIYAGVVAYCLVIAGFFLPETKDRTLQEIEDEFRGRPLTVEELKSTQSLTSWKLRSQDRRCSSPVV